The following coding sequences lie in one Phalacrocorax carbo chromosome 3, bPhaCar2.1, whole genome shotgun sequence genomic window:
- the SDHAF4 gene encoding succinate dehydrogenase assembly factor 4, mitochondrial isoform X1, which yields MCGALALQRLTHRPAPAVSRLGAAMALRLVRGAPRAAKSSLLCSSLRSTSSKTGGRPEPAKQSLKKPKLPVGRFDEPEESSIEREPLEKFPDGINPATKERGGPKGPEPTRFGDWERKGRCIDF from the exons ATGTGCGGTGCGCTTGCGCTGCAGCGTCTGACCCaccggcccgcccccgccgtgTCCCGGCTCGGCGCGGCGATGGCTCTGCGGCTGGTTCGCGGCGCGCCGAGGGCAGCGA AGTCATCACTGCTTTGCAGCTCTCTGAGGAGCACCAGCTCTAAGACAGGAGGAAGACCTGAACCTGCTAAGCAGTCACTTAAGAAACCGAAGTTACCAGTAGGTCGATTTGATGAACCAGAGGAGTCCAGTATAGAGAGGGAACCCCTGGAAA AATTCCCTGATGGAATCAATCCTGCTACAAAAGAGAGGGGTGGACCTAAAGGCCCTGAACCTACACGTTTTGGAGACTGGGAGAGAAAAGGACGTTGTAtagatttttaa
- the SDHAF4 gene encoding succinate dehydrogenase assembly factor 4, mitochondrial isoform X2 yields MNYKMLGRNRKIQESSLLCSSLRSTSSKTGGRPEPAKQSLKKPKLPVGRFDEPEESSIEREPLEKFPDGINPATKERGGPKGPEPTRFGDWERKGRCIDF; encoded by the exons ATGAATTACAAGATGCTTGGCAGGAATAGAAAGATCCAAG AGTCATCACTGCTTTGCAGCTCTCTGAGGAGCACCAGCTCTAAGACAGGAGGAAGACCTGAACCTGCTAAGCAGTCACTTAAGAAACCGAAGTTACCAGTAGGTCGATTTGATGAACCAGAGGAGTCCAGTATAGAGAGGGAACCCCTGGAAA AATTCCCTGATGGAATCAATCCTGCTACAAAAGAGAGGGGTGGACCTAAAGGCCCTGAACCTACACGTTTTGGAGACTGGGAGAGAAAAGGACGTTGTAtagatttttaa